The proteins below come from a single Plantactinospora sp. KBS50 genomic window:
- a CDS encoding MFS transporter, producing MDVVSGEELRAGRKEWVGFGVLVLPLLLVSMDVSVLYFAVPFLSRELRPTGTEQLWIFDIYGFVLAGLLVTMGALGDRIGRRRLLLVGAGAFGAASLLAAYAGSAELLILARALLGIGGATLMPSTLGLIRAMFRDDRQRGTAIAIWTAAMTGGVAIGPVLSGLLLEHFWWGSVFMVNLPAMALLLVLGPVLLPEHRAPARAPSTCRVRCCRWPPSCR from the coding sequence GTGGACGTGGTGAGCGGGGAAGAACTGCGGGCGGGGCGGAAGGAATGGGTCGGTTTCGGCGTGCTGGTGCTGCCGCTGCTGCTGGTCTCGATGGACGTGTCGGTGCTCTACTTCGCCGTACCGTTCCTCAGCCGGGAGCTGCGGCCCACCGGCACGGAGCAACTGTGGATCTTCGACATCTACGGCTTCGTGCTGGCCGGGCTGCTGGTCACGATGGGCGCGCTGGGCGACCGGATCGGCCGGCGCCGGCTGCTGCTGGTGGGCGCCGGCGCGTTCGGCGCGGCGTCGCTGCTGGCCGCGTACGCCGGCAGCGCCGAACTGCTCATCCTGGCCCGCGCGCTGCTCGGGATCGGCGGGGCCACCCTGATGCCGTCCACGCTCGGGCTGATCCGGGCGATGTTCCGGGACGACCGGCAGCGGGGCACGGCCATCGCCATCTGGACCGCGGCCATGACCGGCGGCGTCGCCATCGGCCCGGTGCTCAGCGGGCTGCTGCTGGAGCACTTCTGGTGGGGCTCGGTCTTCATGGTCAACCTGCCGGCGATGGCGTTGCTGCTGGTGCTCGGCCCGGTGCTGCTGCCCGAGCACCGCGCGCCGGCCCGGGCGCCTTCGACGTGCCGGGTTCGCTGCTGTCGCTGGCCGCCATCCTGCCGGTGA
- a CDS encoding glycosyltransferase family 9 protein: protein MILVLRALGIGDLATAVPALRGLRRAHPDRPLVLAAPDWLAPLARLTGCVDRLVPVAGLEDRDGRGLARRLGSPPYWAVNLHGRGPESHRLLGRATGAPLRAFACPQAGHRDGPAWSADEHEVRRWCRLLDWYGVPSDPDDLDLPRPGSAGVPRGVTVLHPGAKEPARRWSAGRFAAVARELDRLGHRVVVTGSPAERDLAGGVAEAAGLPPGAAVTGLDLPALAALIAHARLLVSADTGVAHLATAYRTPSVVLFGPVRPDHWGPPAGRPWHRVLWAGPADRAGTAERLHPALAAICPDEVLAAVADVDRRTRPDPAMAGRD, encoded by the coding sequence GTGATCCTGGTGCTCCGGGCGCTCGGCATCGGCGACCTGGCCACCGCCGTACCGGCGCTGCGCGGGCTGCGGCGGGCGCACCCGGACCGGCCGCTGGTGCTGGCCGCGCCGGACTGGCTGGCGCCGCTGGCCCGGCTGACCGGCTGTGTGGACCGGCTGGTCCCGGTCGCCGGGCTGGAGGACCGGGACGGGCGAGGGTTGGCGCGCCGGCTGGGCTCGCCGCCGTACTGGGCGGTCAACCTGCACGGCCGGGGACCCGAGTCGCACCGCCTGCTGGGCCGGGCGACGGGCGCGCCGCTGCGCGCCTTCGCCTGCCCGCAGGCCGGGCACCGGGACGGGCCGGCCTGGTCCGCCGACGAGCACGAGGTCCGTCGCTGGTGCCGGCTGCTTGACTGGTACGGCGTACCGTCCGACCCGGACGACCTGGATCTGCCCCGGCCCGGGTCGGCCGGGGTGCCGCGCGGGGTGACGGTGCTGCATCCCGGCGCCAAGGAACCGGCCCGCCGCTGGTCCGCGGGGCGGTTCGCGGCGGTGGCCCGGGAACTCGACCGGCTCGGCCACCGGGTCGTGGTCACCGGCTCACCGGCCGAACGGGACCTGGCGGGCGGGGTCGCCGAGGCGGCCGGCCTGCCGCCGGGCGCCGCCGTGACCGGCCTGGACCTGCCGGCCCTGGCGGCGCTGATCGCGCACGCGCGGCTGCTGGTCAGCGCGGACACCGGGGTGGCGCACCTGGCCACGGCGTACCGGACGCCCTCGGTGGTGCTGTTCGGACCGGTCCGCCCGGATCACTGGGGGCCGCCGGCCGGCCGGCCCTGGCATCGCGTCCTGTGGGCCGGCCCGGCCGACCGAGCGGGTACGGCCGAGCGGCTGCATCCGGCGCTGGCCGCCATCTGCCCGGACGAGGTGCTGGCGGCCGTGGCCGACGTGGACCGGCGAACGCGGCCCGACCCGGCCATGGCGGGTCGGGACTGA
- a CDS encoding TetR/AcrR family transcriptional regulator produces the protein MEDDSATGLPASLEAAWGLRDRPGKGPRPALSLDRIVRAAIGVAEADGLGAVSMGRVARELGAGTMALYRYVGAKGELLELMTDAAFGPPPQLPTGPGTGPGSEPAAGSDWRSALDRWTRAVLDSYRRHPWLRHVPMESPPILPNQLRWLEGALAVTRDTGLTGPERLSTAMLLAGYVRYWAQVTLDIAAAADASGVSPDEAMAAYGRRLARLLDADRFPQLHGLVAGGELQDEGEDPEADFTFGLDRILDGVAALIDRRAAVGTGQ, from the coding sequence ATGGAAGACGACAGCGCTACCGGCCTGCCGGCGAGCCTCGAAGCCGCCTGGGGGCTGCGCGACCGGCCGGGCAAGGGACCCCGGCCCGCGCTCAGCCTGGACCGCATCGTGCGCGCGGCCATCGGGGTGGCCGAGGCGGACGGCCTCGGAGCGGTCTCGATGGGCCGGGTGGCCAGGGAACTGGGCGCCGGGACCATGGCCCTGTACCGGTACGTCGGCGCCAAGGGTGAGCTGCTGGAACTCATGACCGACGCCGCGTTCGGCCCGCCACCGCAACTGCCGACCGGACCCGGGACCGGACCCGGGAGCGAGCCCGCCGCCGGGTCGGACTGGCGGTCCGCCCTCGACCGGTGGACCCGGGCCGTCCTCGACAGCTACCGGCGGCATCCGTGGCTGCGCCACGTCCCGATGGAGTCCCCACCGATCCTGCCCAACCAGCTCCGCTGGCTGGAAGGCGCCCTGGCCGTCACGCGCGACACCGGGCTCACCGGCCCCGAGCGGCTCTCCACCGCCATGCTGCTGGCCGGCTACGTGCGCTACTGGGCGCAGGTGACCCTGGACATCGCGGCGGCCGCCGACGCCAGCGGGGTCAGCCCCGACGAGGCGATGGCCGCGTACGGCCGGCGGCTGGCCCGACTGCTGGACGCCGACCGGTTCCCGCAGTTGCACGGGCTGGTCGCCGGTGGCGAACTCCAGGACGAGGGCGAGGACCCCGAGGCCGACTTCACCTTCGGCCTGGACCGGATCCTCGACGGCGTGGCGGCCCTGATCGACCGGCGGGCCGCGGTCGGCACCGGCCAGTAG
- a CDS encoding DICT sensory domain-containing protein: protein MADSGRPTERLNKRTMVEVSHAIERAALAAAEDGPLVVVAMFQRAPYFERERAVYGRIAAQSVTTVIGLVADQPPAVPDGAYPVRLAATEELAREWTVVALTPRFGAMLVAHDREEVAPASTTLEGGRLFDGRWHFRRDDALHELVRLRRALADRLPPPALAGIDDTLTRVRDLPATPGESRTEAAVRLLVSRIGRNLDRQDDLCRQLDAARRPAAESGLTGLADEAAVRRWTGMDGTTASGTLPVALVGIRVAEPPEAPERLGRRSAARELQAVLQVLTAGLRPIDRVTRFGEGDFLLIMPALSAEDALQVAYRIGKDLGGLAGTYPFVQFSGTCVVAVTRRRPLPVDQIRRALDWAVAQGVPVAALPPESDTTPA from the coding sequence GTGGCGGACAGTGGACGACCTACCGAACGGCTCAACAAGCGCACCATGGTCGAGGTGTCGCATGCGATCGAGCGCGCGGCGCTGGCCGCCGCCGAGGACGGACCGCTCGTCGTCGTGGCGATGTTCCAGCGGGCGCCGTACTTCGAGCGGGAACGCGCCGTGTACGGCCGGATCGCCGCACAGAGCGTAACCACGGTGATCGGTCTGGTGGCCGACCAGCCGCCGGCCGTGCCGGACGGGGCGTACCCGGTGCGGCTGGCCGCGACCGAGGAACTGGCTCGGGAGTGGACGGTGGTGGCGCTCACCCCGCGGTTCGGGGCCATGCTGGTGGCCCACGACCGCGAGGAGGTCGCGCCGGCCTCGACCACCCTGGAGGGCGGCCGGCTGTTCGACGGACGGTGGCACTTCCGCCGCGACGACGCGCTGCACGAGCTGGTCCGGCTGCGCCGGGCGCTCGCCGACCGGCTGCCGCCGCCGGCCCTGGCCGGCATCGACGACACCCTGACCCGGGTCCGCGACCTGCCGGCCACGCCCGGCGAGAGCCGCACCGAGGCCGCCGTCCGGCTGCTGGTGAGCCGCATCGGGCGCAACCTCGACCGGCAGGACGACCTGTGCCGGCAGCTCGACGCCGCCCGCCGGCCGGCCGCCGAGTCGGGCCTGACCGGTCTGGCCGACGAGGCCGCGGTGCGCCGCTGGACCGGGATGGACGGCACGACCGCCTCCGGCACCCTGCCGGTGGCGCTGGTCGGGATCCGGGTCGCCGAGCCGCCGGAGGCTCCGGAGCGGCTCGGCCGGCGCAGCGCCGCCCGCGAGTTGCAGGCGGTCCTGCAGGTCCTGACCGCCGGCCTGCGCCCGATCGACCGGGTGACCCGGTTCGGCGAGGGCGACTTCCTGCTGATCATGCCGGCGCTGTCGGCCGAGGACGCGCTGCAGGTGGCGTACCGGATCGGCAAGGACCTCGGCGGCCTGGCCGGGACGTACCCGTTCGTGCAGTTCAGCGGCACCTGCGTGGTCGCGGTGACCCGGCGGCGGCCGCTGCCGGTCGACCAGATCCGCCGCGCCCTGGACTGGGCGGTGGCGCAGGGCGTGCCGGTGGCCGCCCTGCCCCCGGAGTCCGACACCACGCCCGCCTGA
- a CDS encoding ATP-dependent DNA helicase RecQ, with the protein MKLPLNSSRLRRAAKSLFGWRTLRPNQLAAMRSVMKRRDTLVVLPTGAGKSAIYQIPASLIPGPTVVISPLLALQQDQIASLNERERPELRAVRVSSHESAAQQAAALEAIRDGSAEFLFITPEQLTNQERMAEVRALRPALVAVDEAHCISAWGHDFRPDYLALGHLIRGLGRPPVVALTATASPPVREDIIARLGLRDPKVVSSGLDRPNIFVEVAHCPTENYRWRRLIALLREDTRPGIIYVPTRRAAEDLAERLTRAGFPAEFYHGGMAAGARNELHEAFLADRVPIMVATSAFGMGIDKPNIAWVVHMALPDSPDSYLQEIGRAGRDGEPARALLLWQAEDIGLHRFFSGGTPDETELRDLAALLREKPGSRSTLRDRSGLGPRKLGNLLSLLEQVGAAAPAANHMITAPRYAPEPADAARAAVAEAERQQSVQRSRTDMMRAYAETRACRGQTLLAYFGEQMAHVCGHCDNCAAGTSVPDDGASGPFPVHSQVRHTEWGAGLVLSYEADKMTVLFDEVGYKTLSVPVVSQQGLLTADDR; encoded by the coding sequence ATGAAGCTGCCACTGAATTCGAGCCGCCTGCGGCGGGCCGCGAAGAGCCTCTTCGGCTGGCGGACGCTGCGTCCCAACCAACTCGCGGCCATGCGGTCGGTGATGAAGCGCCGGGACACCCTGGTGGTGCTGCCCACCGGCGCGGGCAAGTCGGCGATCTACCAGATTCCGGCCAGCCTGATCCCCGGCCCCACGGTGGTGATCTCACCGCTGCTGGCGTTGCAGCAGGACCAGATCGCCTCGCTGAACGAGCGGGAGCGCCCCGAACTGCGCGCCGTCCGGGTCAGCTCGCACGAGTCGGCGGCGCAGCAGGCCGCGGCGCTTGAGGCGATCCGGGACGGTTCCGCCGAGTTCCTGTTCATCACCCCCGAGCAGTTGACCAACCAGGAGCGGATGGCCGAGGTACGCGCGCTGCGCCCGGCCCTGGTCGCGGTCGACGAGGCGCACTGCATCTCGGCGTGGGGCCACGACTTCCGGCCGGACTACCTGGCCCTGGGCCACCTGATCCGCGGCCTCGGCCGGCCGCCGGTGGTGGCGCTGACCGCCACCGCCTCCCCGCCGGTGCGGGAGGACATCATCGCGCGGCTCGGCCTGCGCGACCCGAAGGTCGTCTCCTCCGGGCTGGACCGTCCGAACATCTTCGTCGAGGTGGCGCACTGCCCCACCGAGAACTACCGGTGGCGGCGGCTGATCGCGCTGCTGCGCGAGGACACCCGGCCGGGCATCATCTACGTGCCGACCCGGCGGGCCGCCGAGGATCTGGCCGAGCGGCTCACCCGGGCCGGTTTCCCGGCCGAGTTCTACCACGGCGGCATGGCCGCGGGCGCCCGGAACGAACTGCACGAGGCGTTCCTCGCCGACCGCGTACCGATCATGGTGGCGACCTCGGCGTTCGGGATGGGCATCGACAAGCCGAACATCGCCTGGGTGGTGCACATGGCGCTGCCCGACTCCCCGGACAGCTACCTGCAGGAGATCGGGCGCGCCGGGCGGGACGGCGAGCCGGCCCGGGCGCTGCTGCTGTGGCAGGCCGAGGACATCGGGCTGCACCGGTTCTTCTCCGGCGGGACCCCGGACGAGACCGAGCTGCGGGACCTGGCCGCCCTGCTGCGCGAGAAGCCGGGCTCCCGCAGCACGCTGCGCGACCGCTCCGGGCTCGGCCCGCGCAAGCTGGGCAACCTGCTCAGCCTGCTGGAACAGGTGGGTGCGGCGGCGCCGGCCGCGAACCACATGATCACCGCGCCCCGGTACGCCCCGGAGCCGGCCGACGCGGCCCGCGCCGCGGTCGCCGAGGCCGAGCGCCAGCAGTCGGTGCAGCGGTCCCGGACCGACATGATGCGGGCGTACGCGGAGACCCGCGCCTGCCGCGGGCAGACCCTGCTGGCCTACTTCGGCGAACAGATGGCGCACGTCTGCGGGCACTGCGACAACTGCGCCGCCGGCACCAGCGTCCCCGACGACGGCGCCAGCGGGCCGTTCCCGGTGCACAGCCAGGTGCGGCACACCGAGTGGGGTGCCGGGCTGGTGCTCAGCTACGAGGCGGACAAGATGACGGTGCTGTTCGACGAGGTCGGCTACAAGACCCTGTCGGTGCCGGTGGTGAGCCAGCAGGGCCTGCTCACCGCGGACGACCGGTGA